The Armatimonadia bacterium region CGCGTTGAGCCGGTCACGACGCAGCGCGTGCGCCTGGTCATCACCGGCGCACGGGCCTGCCCGACTATCTCACACTTCGGCTTGTACAGGGGGAACGACTGAGGAGGCTACTGCGTCGCGTGGCTCCGCTGCGTGAACCGCATCAGGAGCTGCGCGACGAAGTAACTCGCAGCGGCGAACAGCGCTGCCAGGGCACTCACCGAGAAGGTCGTCTTGTACGAGACCACGATGGCCAGCAGGCCGCTGCCGACGGCGATCAAGAAGGCGTACACCGCCACGCGTCGGGTAGTGCGTCCAATCACGAGCGCCGTCGCCGCCGGGGAGACCAGCATCGCGAAGACCACGATCGCCCCGACGCCCTTCATGATGATCGCCGAGGACAGCCCGATGAGTCCGAACAGAAGGTAGTTGTAACCCGAGGCGTTGATACCGAAGGCCTTCGCACCCTCGATGTCAAAGGTGATGAACAGAAACTGCTTCCACAGCAGCCAGAACAGCACCACGACCACGAGGGTCAGCACCGTCAATAGCCACAGGTCGTCGGGGCTCAGGAGCAGCAGGTCACCCAGCAGCACTCCCCAGACCCGGGTCGCCGACTGGGGCACCAGCGAGATCAGCACAACCGCCAGCGCCATCGAGAAGGCAAAGCCCGCACCGATAGCGGGATCGGCCGCACGCTCCGACGACCGGTAGGTGGTGTGGGCCGCCAGGAGCGCCAGGCCCACGGCGAAGACCACACTCCCCAGCACCGGACTCAGGCCGTGTGCGAGCCCGTAGGCATCCAGGACGATCACCAGCGCAGCCCCGGCCAGCCCCGCATGACTCGCTCCGGATACCAGGAAGGTCAGGCTGCGGAAGCTCGCAAACACCCCGCTGAGAGCCGAGTTGACGCCGATCAACACGATCGCCACCAGCGCCCGCTGGATGAAGGGAGACCGCAGGTACTCCAGGAAATCACTCATGGGACTCCTGCATCAACGGGTGAGGGAAGCCTTCGTCGCAGACCAGAATCGGCACAGCCCCGCCGTAGGCTGCCTGCAGGTTGTCCGGCGTGAGAACCTCCGCCGGGCTGCCGAAGGCCAACTGCGTAGTGTGCAGCAAAAGAAGATGGTCGATGAAATGCACCAGCGGGTTGATGTTGTGCACCACGGCCAGAATCGTCACGCCATGCTCCTGTGACAGGCGGTGCAGCAGCCGGACAATGGTGTCCTGACTGCCCGCATCCACCCCGGCGAAGGGCTCGTCGAGCACCAGGATGAAGGGATCGACGGCCAGCGCCCGCGCGATCAGAACCCGCTGCTGTTGCCCTCCACTGAGCGTGCGGAAGGGCCGCCGCATCATCTCCCCCATCTCGACCATTTCCAGCGCAGCAGTCACCCGATCGCGCACCTTACGTCCACTACCGGCATCAGCCAATCGCGTAGCGGCCGCCAGACCGACCACGTCCCGCGCACTCAAAGGCACGCTGGTGTTCAGCGCATCGCGCTGCGGCACGTAACCGATCAGCCGCTGAATGAGCTCCGGCTCGGACTGCGGACTGCGACCCATCACGCGAACCTCACCGGCAGTCGGTCGTAGCAGCCCCATCACCAGCTTGATGAGCGTGCTCTTCCCCGAACCGTTCGGCCCGATGACTGCGCAGTAGGCACCACGAGGCAGGGCGAAGTCAATCCCGCGCAGAGCCTCCACGGGAGGCGCCGGATAGGTGAAGCCCAGATCGGTTGTCTCGACAGCAAGGGGTGCACCCATGGTGGCAATCCCAGCCATGTCCCAGGTCTTCCAGCAAGAGCCCGTCGGCGGCTCCGTGCTTTCAGTCGTCCCCGAAGATCCCGGGAACCGGTAGAGCGGTTCGCGCAGCCTGTCTCGCCTTGGCCAGCGCAACCAGCAGCAGCGCAATCACCAGCGCCAGCGGAATCACGGCCGTCAGCACCGGCCACAACACCGACGGAGCACCGGCCTGGGTGTCGCTACCCGCTCTCTCTGTGAGGACCGCGGCGTTGTAGTAGGCCTGTGCCAGGTACGAAGGCACCGCGCTCGTGGGCTGGAGGAACTGCACATAGTAGACCCGTGAGTTCGCCTCCCGGGCAATCTGTCTGGCGATCTCGCCCGGCTTGGACTGCGCGGCATTCAGCGGACAAACCAGCCCCTTCCACTCACCACTGCGCAGCCGCTTCAACACTTCCTGCAGATCGCCTGCACTGGCGAAGCTCGCACCCTCCGTCGGCAGCAGCACCTTCCCCACCTTCATCCCCACGTTCAGGATGCAGTCAGCCACGCCCGGCACCACAGCCACCAGGGTCTGCCCGGCGGTTCCCTGTGACCGAGCCATCGCCAGCCCGGCTGCCTGAGCCGCCCTGACTTCGGCGACAAACCGCTCGAGGTTGGTCGCGAACTGCGGCTCCTGAGGCGCAAGCTCCTGCAGCTTCGCACTCACCGCTCGCGCAATCGCGATGCCGTTGTTCAGCGATGCCCACAGACCATGAGGGTTGGCTGCCAGACCGGGCACATCCTGAAGTCGTGCTCCGTGCGCCTCGTAGTCCGGCCAGTCCACGCAGGGCTTCTCCGCAACGCTGCGCCGAACTTCTCCCTCAAACTCCACGTAGCGCGTCGCCGCACACACCAGCAGATCGGCCGTGCGCAGTCGCTGCGCCATGTCCACGGTCATGGTGAAGCTGTGAGGGTCGGCTCCTGCCGGCGCAAGGCAAGAGGCCGATACAGCGCTTCCCCCCACAGCCTGGACTATCGGCAGAACGTCGATGAGTGTGACAGCCACGCCCAACTGCGCGGCACAGACAGGTCCGCCTGCAAGTGCCGCCACGAGACCCAGAGCTACCGCCAACCTCCGTCCATCAAGAGCTACCGCCAACAGACTTCAACCGCCTTCACAGGTTGCCCCGCATGAGTGCTCGGCACTCACGCGAAGCTGGGAACCTCAAGCCACTCGCCATCACGCTTGGAGGACTCGTGCGCAACAATCCCGGGGACCGTCAGGTCCATGGCGCGGACCTCGTCGATGGGCATCCTGGCGCCCTGCTCGAGCGCACCGAGGAAGGCCTGCAGCAGCGAGTACTCCGCCGTCCCATGGCCGCCGGCCCGTGCGGACTCCGGCAGGTCGGGATTGGACAAGGGCACGTCGATGTCCTCACCCGTAATCGGCGACTGGCCCTGCACGTACTTCAGCCCCGGTCCCTTGGGGCCCCTGCGGTCGGTCTCAAGGTAGCCCTTTGTCCCGTACAGCGAATAGTAATGGATATGCGGCTCACGCGGCATCAGCGACGTGCGCAGCATCTTGATCGTCATGCCCTGCTCAGTCTGGAACAGCGCGACCTGCAGGTCGATTCCACCAGCACCCTCGACCTCGGGCAGCAGGTACCGAGTCTTGCCGAGCCCGCAGGCACGCACGATGCGATCGCCGGTGATCGTCAGGATCGGCCCCAGCGAGTGCGAGCAGTAATGCAGCGGAGCACGATTCGCACGCCACCTGTCCGCACCGGCCTGCTTGTCGTAGATGAGCTGGGGGATCGGGTGCAGGTACTCGCACTCCGCATACAGGACCCGGCCCAGTCCGCCGGCCTGCACCATCTCTTGCCACTGCGAGACGAAGTGCCAGTAGATGCAGTTCTCGGCGAGCATGTAGCTGCGTCCCGTCCGACGCACCGCGTCGACGATCTGCCGGCAGCCCTCCAGCGTATCCGAAGCCGTGACCTCACTCAGCACATGGCAGCCGGCCTCCACGGCCTTGACCGTCTGCTCGGCATGGACGGGAATCGGCGTACCCAGAAAGACGATGTCCAGGCCGCAGTTCAGGAACTCCTCGTACTCGGT contains the following coding sequences:
- a CDS encoding metal ABC transporter permease codes for the protein MSDFLEYLRSPFIQRALVAIVLIGVNSALSGVFASFRSLTFLVSGASHAGLAGAALVIVLDAYGLAHGLSPVLGSVVFAVGLALLAAHTTYRSSERAADPAIGAGFAFSMALAVVLISLVPQSATRVWGVLLGDLLLLSPDDLWLLTVLTLVVVVLFWLLWKQFLFITFDIEGAKAFGINASGYNYLLFGLIGLSSAIIMKGVGAIVVFAMLVSPAATALVIGRTTRRVAVYAFLIAVGSGLLAIVVSYKTTFSVSALAALFAAASYFVAQLLMRFTQRSHATQ
- a CDS encoding metal ABC transporter ATP-binding protein, whose protein sequence is MAGIATMGAPLAVETTDLGFTYPAPPVEALRGIDFALPRGAYCAVIGPNGSGKSTLIKLVMGLLRPTAGEVRVMGRSPQSEPELIQRLIGYVPQRDALNTSVPLSARDVVGLAAATRLADAGSGRKVRDRVTAALEMVEMGEMMRRPFRTLSGGQQQRVLIARALAVDPFILVLDEPFAGVDAGSQDTIVRLLHRLSQEHGVTILAVVHNINPLVHFIDHLLLLHTTQLAFGSPAEVLTPDNLQAAYGGAVPILVCDEGFPHPLMQESHE
- a CDS encoding zinc ABC transporter substrate-binding protein, giving the protein MAVTLIDVLPIVQAVGGSAVSASCLAPAGADPHSFTMTVDMAQRLRTADLLVCAATRYVEFEGEVRRSVAEKPCVDWPDYEAHGARLQDVPGLAANPHGLWASLNNGIAIARAVSAKLQELAPQEPQFATNLERFVAEVRAAQAAGLAMARSQGTAGQTLVAVVPGVADCILNVGMKVGKVLLPTEGASFASAGDLQEVLKRLRSGEWKGLVCPLNAAQSKPGEIARQIAREANSRVYYVQFLQPTSAVPSYLAQAYYNAAVLTERAGSDTQAGAPSVLWPVLTAVIPLALVIALLLVALAKARQAARTALPVPGIFGDD
- a CDS encoding Gfo/Idh/MocA family oxidoreductase, whose product is MPGKWRVGLVGVGRGSGYGRLLCEEPRCDVVACCDQNPESLERFGRTLKLGDEGLFTEYEEFLNCGLDIVFLGTPIPVHAEQTVKAVEAGCHVLSEVTASDTLEGCRQIVDAVRRTGRSYMLAENCIYWHFVSQWQEMVQAGGLGRVLYAECEYLHPIPQLIYDKQAGADRWRANRAPLHYCSHSLGPILTITGDRIVRACGLGKTRYLLPEVEGAGGIDLQVALFQTEQGMTIKMLRTSLMPREPHIHYYSLYGTKGYLETDRRGPKGPGLKYVQGQSPITGEDIDVPLSNPDLPESARAGGHGTAEYSLLQAFLGALEQGARMPIDEVRAMDLTVPGIVAHESSKRDGEWLEVPSFA